From a single Mus caroli chromosome X, CAROLI_EIJ_v1.1, whole genome shotgun sequence genomic region:
- the Slitrk2 gene encoding SLIT and NTRK-like protein 2, translating to MLSGVWFLSVLTVAGILQTESRKTAKDICKIRCLCEEKENVLNINCENKGFTTVSLLQPPQYRIYQLFLNGNLLTRLYPNEFVNYSNAVTLHLGNNGLQEIRPGAFSGLKTLKRLHLNNNKLEVLREDTFLGLESLEYLQADYNYISTIEAGAFSKLNKLKVLILNDNLLLSLPSNVFRFVLLTHLDLRGNRLKVMPFAGVLEHIGGIMEIQLEENPWNCTCDLLPLKAWLDTITVFVGEIVCETPFRLHGKDVTQLTRQDLCPRKSASGDSSQRSSHSDTHVQRLTPTTNPALNPTRAPKASRPPKMRNRPTPRVTVSKDRQSFGPIMVYQTKSPVAFTCPSSCVCTSQSSDNGLNVNCQERKFTNISDLQPKPTSPKKLYLTGNYLQTVYKNDLLEYSSLDLLHLGNNRIAVIQEGAFTNLTSLRRLYLNGNYLEVLYPSMFDGLQSLQYLYLEYNVIKEIKPLTFDALINLQLLFLNNNLLRSLPDNIFGGTALTRLNLRNNHFSHLPVKGVLDQLPAFIQIDLQENPWDCTCDIMGLKDWTEHANSPVIINEVTCESPAKHAGEILKFLGREAICPDNPNLSDGTILSMNHNTDTPRSLSVSPSSYPELHTEVPLSVLILGLLVVFILSVCFGAGLFVFVLKRRKGVPNVPRSATNLDVSSFQLQYGSYNTETNDKADGHVYNYIPPPVGQMCQNPIYMQKEGDPVAYYRNLQDFSYGNLEEKKEEPATLAYTISATELLEKQATPREPELLYQNIAERVKELPSASLVHYNFCTLPKRQFAPSYESRRQNQDRINKTVLYGTPRKCFVGQSKPDHPLLQAKPQSEPDYLEVLEKQTAISQL from the coding sequence ATGCTGAGCGGCGTTTGGTTCCTCAGTGTGTTAACAGTGGCCGGGATCTTACAGACCGAGAGTCGCAAAACTGCCAAAGACATTTGCAAGATCCGCTGCTTGTGCGAAGAGAAGGAAAACGTACTGAATATTAACTGTGAAAACAAAGGATTTACAACTGTCAGTTTGCTTCAACCCCCCCAGTATCGCATCTATCAGCTGTTTCTCAACGGAAACCTCTTGACCAGACTGTATCCAAATGAGTTTGTCAATTATTCAAATGCGGTGACTCTTCATCTAGGTAACAATGGGCTGCAGGAGATCCGACCTGGGGCATTTAGTGGTCTGAAAACTCTCAAGAGACTGCATCTCAATAACAACAAACTGGAGGTATTGCGAGAGGACACTTTTTTAGGCCTAGAGAGTCTGGAGTACCTCCAAGCTGACTACAATTACATCAGCACCATCGAGGCAGGGGCATTCAGCAAACTGAATAAGCTGAAAGTACTCATCCTGAATGACAACCTTTTGCTGTCTTTGCCCAGTAATGTGTTTCGGTTTGTCCTGCTGACTCACTTAGACCTGAGGGGGAACAGGTTGAAAGTAATGCCTTTTGCTGGTGTCCTTGAACATATTGGAGGAATCATGGAAATTCAGCTGGAAGAAAACCCGTGGAATTGCACCTGTGACTTACTTCCTCTCAAGGCATGGCTGGACACCATTACTGTTTTTGTGGGGGAGATTGTCTGTGAAACCCCCTTCAGGTTACATGGGAAAGATGTGACCCAGCTGACCAGACAAGACCTCTGTCCCAGAAAAAGTGCAAGTGGTGATTCTAGTCAGAGGAGCAGCCATTCAGACACACATGTTCAAAGGTTGACCCCAACAACAAATCCTGCTCTCAACCCAACCAGAGCTCCAAAAGCCAGCCGGCCACCCAAAATGAGAAATCGTCCGACTCCTCGAGTGACTGTGTCAAAAGACCGGCAGAGCTTTGGCCCGATCATGGTGTACCAGACCAAGTCCCCCGTGGCCTTCACCTGTCCCAGCAGCTGTGTCTGTACTTCTCAGAGCTCAGACAATGGTCTAAATGTTAATTGCCAAGAAAGGAAGTTCACTAACATCTCTGACCTACAGCCCAAACCTACCAGTCCAAAGAAACTCTACCTAACGGGGAACTATCTCCAAACAGTCTATAAGAATGACCTCTTAGAATACAGCTCACTGGATTTGTTGCATTTAGGAAACAACAGGATTGCAGTCATTCAGGAAGGTGCCTTTACAAACCTGACCAGTTTACGAAGACTTTATCTGAATGGCAATTACCTTGAAGTGCTGTATCCTTCTATGTTTGATGGACTGCAGAGCTTGCAGTATCTCTATTTAGAGTATAATGTCATTAAGGAAATTAAGCCTCTGACCTTTGATGCTTTGATTAACCTCCAGCTCCTGTTTCTGAATAACAACCTGCTGAGGTCCTTACCTGATAATATATTTGGGGGCACAGCCCTCACCAGGCTGAATCTGAGAAACAATCATTTTTCTCACCTGCCTGTGAAAGGGGTCCTGGACCAGCTTCCTGCTTTTATCCAGATAGATCTGCAAGAGAACCCATGGGACTGCACCTGTGACATCATGGGGCTAAAGGACTGGACCGAACATGCCAATTCCCCTGTCATCATCAATGAGGTGACTTGTGAGTCTCCCGCTAAGCATGCAGGGGAGATACTGAAATTCCTGGGAAGGGAGGCTATTTGTCCAGATAATCCTAACCTGTCAGATGGGACTATTTTGTCAATGAATCACAACACAGACACGCCTAGATCACTTAGTGTGTCTCCTAGTTCTTACCCCGAACTACACACTGAAGTTCCACTCTCCGTCTTAATTTTAGGATTGCTTGTGGTTTTTATCCTCTCTGTCTGTTTTGGGGCGGGGTTGTTCGTCTTTGTTCTGAAGCGTCGGAAGGGAGTGCCAAATGTTCCCAGGAGTGCCACCAACTTAGATGTAAGTTCCTTCCAGTTACAATATGGGTCTTACAACACCGAGACTAATGATAAAGCTGATGGCCACGTCTATAACTACATTCCTCCACCTGTGGGTCAGATGTGCCAAAACCCCATCTACATGCAGAAGGAAGGAGACCCAGTGGCCTATTACCGAAATCTGCAGGACTTCAGCTATGGCaacctggaggaaaaaaaagaagaacctgCCACACTTGCTTACACAATAAGTGCCACTGAGTTGCTAGAAAAACAGGCCACACCAAGAGAGCCTGAGCTGCTGTATCAGAATATTGCTGAGCGAGTTAAAGAACTTCCCAGTGCAAGCCTAGTCCACTATAACTTTTGTACCTTACCTAAAAGGCAGTTTGCCCCTTCATATGAATCTCGACGCCAAAACCAAGACAGAATCAATAAAACCGTTTTATATGGGACTCCCAGAAAATGCTTTGTGGGGCAGTCAAAGCCAGACCACCCTTTACTGCAAGCTAAACCGCAATCGGAACCAGACTACCTCGAAgttctggaaaaacaaactgCAATCAGTCAGCTGTGA